In Fusarium verticillioides 7600 chromosome 4, whole genome shotgun sequence, the following proteins share a genomic window:
- a CDS encoding alpha 1,3-glucosidase, translating to MKSNTASSFRWTALLLLLGTFTCFFQSAIAVKDKDFKKCDQSGFCKRNRAYADNAVAQGSNWKAPYEISADSTVFEDGKLQAVVVKTINSHGETVRLPLTISFLKSGAARVTMDEEKRRNKDVVLRDDSPVRKERYNEADDWVLVGGLDLDKEAQLAFQDKSQINIKYGPKAKQEAIIKFSPFEIDFRRDGNSHVKFNDRGLLNMEHWRPKIENKEGEEAAEDESTWWDESFGGNTDTKPRGPESVALDITFHGYEHVFGIPEHTGPLSLKQTRGGEGNYDEPYRMYNADVFEYILDSPMTLYGSIPFMQAHRKGSSVGVFWFNVAETWVDITKAKNQMNPLSLGVGGKTSTHTHWISESGLLDVFVLLGPTPQDLTKTYGELTGYTAMPQEFAIAYHQCRWNYISSDDVRNVDRNMDKHKIPYDVIWLDLEYTDDRKYFTWEPHSFPDPIDMGEHLDAHGRQLVVLLDPHIKKTDNYAASEELVAQDLGVHDKEQKLYEGWCWPGASNWIDCFNPKAIEWWKTMLKFDKFKGTMSNTWMWNDMSEPSVFNGPEVTMPKDNIHHGGWEHRDVHNLNGLTFQNATFQALLHREKGELRRPFILTRAFYAGSQKLGAMWTGDNQADWGHLATSIPMTINQGISGFPFAGADVGGFFGNPEKDLLVRWYQTGIWYPFFRAHAHIDARRREPYLLGEHYTPIATAAIRLRYSLLPAWYTAFYNAAQDGSPIIRPMFWTHPSEEAGFALEDQFFVGSTGLLVKPVTEQNKESVDVWIPDDEVYYDYFTYDVQKTSKGKYLTVSAPLDKIPVLLRGGHIIPRRDIPRRSSALMRFDDYTLIVSASKASAAEGELYVDDGDSFDYEQGQYIHRKFTLSGNTLTSIEAEGRDTKSIKSGPWLKAMEKVNVDKIIIVGAPKTWDQKEVQVESEGRTWTANVQYHAAKGSRAAFAVVGRVGAKIGEDWSVKLA from the exons atgaagtcGAATACGGCGTCGTCCTTTCGCTGGACGGCGCTATTGCTGCTACTAGGCACATTTACGTGCTTTTTCCAGTCAGCTA TTGCCGTGAAAGACAAGGACTTCAAGAAATGTGACCAATCCGGCTTCTGCAAACGAAATCGCGCCTATGCCGACAACGCTGTTGCCCAAGGTTCAAACTGGAAAGCCCCATATGAGATCTCAGCCGATTCGACAGTTTTTGAGGATGGAAAATTGCAGGCCGTGGttgtcaagaccatcaaTAGCCATGGAGAGACCGTCCGCCTGCCCCTTACAATTTCATTCCTCAAGTCTGGTGCCGCCCGAGTCACAATGGACGAAGAGAAGCGACGCAACAAAGATGTGGTCTTGCGAGACGATAGCCCTGTCCGAAAGGAAAGATACAACGAGGCGGACGACTGGGTTcttgttggtggtttggACCTTGACAAGGAGGCGCAACTTGCATTCCAAGATAAGTCTCAGATCAATATCAAATATGGacccaaggccaagcaggaagccatcatcaagttTTCGCCTTTCGAAATCGACTTCCGGCGTGATGGTAACTCACACGTCAAGTTTAACGACCGCGGTTTGCTCAACATGGAGCACTGGAGGCCCAAGATTGAGAACAAGGAAGGCGaggaagctgctgaagatgagagtaCATGGTGGGACGAATCTTTCGGTGGAAATACCGATACTAAACCCCGAGGGCCCGAAAGCGTTGCTTTGGACATAACTTTCCACGGGTATGAGCATGTGTTTGGCATTCCGGAACACACCGGTCCTCTATCACTGAAGCAAACGCGTGGCGGAGAAGGCAACTACGATGAGCCTTATCGTATGTATAACGCCGACGTTTTCGAGTACATTCTCGACAGCCCAATGACGCTTTATGGCTCCATTCCCTTCATGCAGGCGCATCGCAAAGGTTCATCAGTTGGCGTTTTCTGGTTCAACGTCGCCGAGACTTGGGTCGATATTACTAAGGCCAAGAACCAAATGAATCCGTTAAGccttggagttggtggtaAGACTAGCACTCATACCCATTGGATCTCTGAGTCTGGTCTTCTGGAtgtctttgttcttcttggtccTACCCCCCAGGACCTCACCAAGACTTATGGCGAGTTGACTGGCTACACCGCTATGCCTCAAGAATTTGCAATTGCCTACCACCAATGTCGATGGAATTACATCTCCAGCGATGATGTTCGAAACGTTGATCGCAACATGGACAAGCACAAGATTCCATACGACGTCATCTGGCTCGACCTCGAGTACACAGATGATCGCAAGTATTTCACCTGGGAACCTCACTCGTTCCCCGATCCCATTGACATGGGTGAGCACCTCGACGCTCATGGTCGTCAACTAGTTGTTTTACTTGACCCTCATATCAAGAAAACCGACAACTATGCTGCTTCCGAAGAACTCGTCGCTCAAGACCTTGGTGTCCATgacaaggagcagaagctcTATGAAGGATGGTGCTGGCCTGGAGCGTCCAACTGGATCGACTGCTTCAACCCTAAGGCTATCGAATGGTGGAAGACTATGCTCAAGtttgacaagttcaagggaaCCATGTCCAACACTTGGATGTGGAACGATATGAGCGAGCCCTCAGTCTTCAACGGGCCCGAGGTGACTATGCCCAAGGACAACATTCACCACGGAGGATGGGAGCACCGTGATGTCCACAACCTAAACGGCTTGACCTTCCAGAACGCAACGTTCCAGGCTCTCCTTCACCGCGAGAAGGGCGAGCTTCGACGACCATTCATCCTGACCCGAGCCTTCTACGCCGGCTCGCAAAAGCTTGGTGCTATGTGGACCGGAGATAACCAGGCCGATTGGGGACACTTGGCTACCTCTATTCCCATGACCATCAACCAAGGAATTTCCGGCTTCCCTTTTGCCGGTGCTGACGTCGGAGGCTTCTTTGGTAACCCCGAGAAGGATCTTCTCGTCCGCTGGTATCAGACTGGTATCTGGTATCCTTTTTTCCGAGCTCATGCCCACATTGATGCTCGTCGTCGCGAGCCTTACCTCCTAGGCGAGCATTACACGCCAATTGCAACCGCCGCAATCCGACTCCGATACTCGCTTCTCCCTGCTTGGTATACTGCATTCTACAATGCTGCGCAGGACGGAAGCCCCATTATCCGACCTATGTTCTGGACCCATCCCTCAGAGGAGGCTGGttttgctcttgaagatcAGTTCTTCGTCGGCTCAACCGGCCTCTTGGTGAAACCAGTCACAGAGCAGAACAAAGAGTCTGTCGATGTCTGGATTCCCGATGACGAGGTCTATTATGATTACTTTACCTACGATGTTCAAAAGACAAGCAAGGGCAAGTATCTTACAGTGAGCGCGCCCCTTGACAAGATCCCCGTTCTATTGCGAGGTGGTCATATCATTCCTCGACGAGATATTCCCCGACGATCAAGCGCTCTGATGCGATTCGATGACTACACACTTATTGTCTCAGCCTCGAAGGCTAGCGCTGCTGAGGGTGAGCTCTAtgtggatgatggcgacTCGTTTGATTACGAGCAAGGTCAATACATTCACCGCAAGTTCACGCTTAGTGGAAACACCCTGACCTCTATTGAGGCCGAGGGACGTGACACCAAGTCTATCAAGTCTGGCCCTTGGCTGAAGGCCATGGAGAAGGTGAacgttgacaagatcatcattgTCGGTGCGCCCAAGACCTGGGACCAGAAGGAGGTGCAGGTCGAGTCTGAGGGACGAACATGGACGGCCAATGTTCAATATCACGCAGCCAAGGGCAGCCGCGCAGCCTTTGCGGTTGTTGGCCGAGTTGGAGCCAAAATTGGCGAGGATTGGAGCGTCAAGCTTGCTTAA
- a CDS encoding nucleoside-diphosphate kinase produces MAVEEPRQREDPAASGKNWKQQQGRRSAENLAPRFFALLFALLALYILFSPPSSGLSPPVDPSSTSTSYSVPTSQVIPDKNIAKMSSSEQTFIAIKPDGVQRGLVGPIISRFENRGFKLAAIKLVTPGKEHLEKHYADLAGKPFFPGLIEYMNSGPICAMVWEGRDAVKTGRAILGATNPLASSPGTIRGDYAIDVGRNVCHGSDSVENAQKEIALWFKEGEVVSWKSAQFNWVYEKA; encoded by the exons atggctgtaGAGGAGCCCCGCCAACGTGAAGACCCCGCCGCCAGCGGCAAGAATTGGAAGCAACAGCAGGGACGGAGAAGTGCGGAAAATCTGGCCCCGCGATTTtttgctcttctcttcgcccTCCTCGCCCTTTATATCCTCTTTTCACCGCCTTCTTCAGGCCTTTCCCCTCCAGTCGATCCCTCCTCTACCTCTACTTCTTACTCTGTTCCTACATCTCAAGTCATACCAGACAAGAATATCGCCAAAATGTCCTCCTCCGAGCAGAC CTTCATCGCTATCAAGCCCGACGGTGTCCAG CGTGGCCTCGTTGGTCCCATCATCTCTCGATTCGAGAACCGAGG cttcaagcttgctgccatcaagctcgtcaCCCCCGGCAAGGAGCACCTCGAGAAGCACT ATGCCGATCTCGCTGGCAAGCCCTTCTTCCCTGGTCTGATTGAGT ACATGAACTCTGGCCCCATCTGCGCCATGGTCTGGGAGGGCCGtgatgctgtcaagactGGCCGTG CCATCCTCGGTGCCACCAACCCCCTTGCCTCTTCCCCCGGTACCATCCGTGGTGACTACGCCATCGATGTCGGCCGCAACGTCTGCCACGGCTCCGACTCGGTCGAGAACGCCCAGAAGGAGATTGCTCTCTGGTTCAAGGAGGGCGAGGTCGTCTCCTGGAAGTCCGCCCAGTTCAACTGGGTCTACGAGAAGGCTTAA